The Salvelinus fontinalis isolate EN_2023a chromosome 9, ASM2944872v1, whole genome shotgun sequence genome has a window encoding:
- the LOC129862218 gene encoding transcription factor Maf-like: MSQQPALTGAAQPLWRTAFSSSRMASELAMSNSDLPTSPLAMEYVNDFDLMKFEVKKEPVEPDRSISQCSRLIAGGSLSSTPMSTPCSSVPPSPSFSAPSPGSGSEQKAHLEDFYWMSGYQQQLNPEALGFGPEDAVEALISSSHHLQSFDGYARGQQFAGVAGAGGGMAGEEMGSAAAVVSAVIAAAAAQNGGPHHHHHHHTGGHHPSTGVPSNVSSAGSHQHIGHLDLDLDDRFSDDQLVTMSVRELNRQLRGVSKEEVIRLKQKRRTLKNRGYAQSCRYKRVQQRHVLEGEKTQLIQQVDHLKAEISRLARERDAYKDKYEKLITNGCRENGSDNTSSSPEFFMTSRKFLHL, translated from the coding sequence ATGTCACAGCAGCCCGCTTTGACAGGTGCTGCTCAGCCCCTTTGGAGGACTGCTTTCAGCAGCAGCAGGATGGCATCAGAACTGGCAATGAGCAACTCCGACCTGCCCACCAGTCCCCTGGCCATGGAATATGTTAATGACTTCGATCTGATGAAGTTTGAAGTGAAAAAGGAGCCGGTGGAGCCGGATCGCAGCATCAGCCAGTGCAGCCGCCTGATCGCCGGGGGATCCTTGTCTTCCACCCCGATGAGCACGCCTTGCAGCTCGGTTCCCCCTTCCCCAAGCTTTTCGGCGCCCAGCCCGGGCTCCGGGAGCGAGCAGAAGGCTCACCTGGAGGATTTCTACTGGATGAGCGGCTACCAACAGCAGCTGAATCCCGAAGCGCTGGGCTTCGGCCCCGAAGACGCGGTAGAGGCGCTGATCAGCAGCAGCCACCATCTCCAGTCCTTCGATGGCTATGCTAGAGGGCAGCAGTTCGCCGGGGTGGCCGGGGCAGGAGGCGGCATGGCCGGGGAGGAGATGGGCTCAGCAGCCGCTGTGGTATCCGCTGTTATCGCTGCAGCGGCAGCGCAGAACGGAGgtccccaccaccatcaccaccaccacaccggGGGACACCACCCCTCCACCGGGGTCCCGTCCAACGTCAGTTCGGCAGGCAGCCATCAGCACATAGGACACCTGGACCTGGACCTGGACGACCGGTTTTCGGACGACCAGCTGGTGACCATGTCAGTACGGGAGCTGAACCGACAACTGCGCGGGGTCAGCAAGGAGGAGGTGATCCGGCTGAAACAGAAGAGGAGGACCCTAAAGAACAGAGGCTATGCCCAGTCCTGCCGCTACAAGCGGGTCCAGCAGAGACATGTTCTGGAGGGCGAGAAGACGCAGCTGATCCAGCAGGTGGACCACCTCAAGGCGGAGATATCGCGGCTGGCCAGGGAGCGAGACGCATACAAGGACAAGTACGAGAAGCTCATAACCAACGGCTGCAGGGAAAACGGATCTGACAACACCTCATCGTCCCCAGAGTTTTTCAT